From Pseudopipra pipra isolate bDixPip1 chromosome 13, bDixPip1.hap1, whole genome shotgun sequence, a single genomic window includes:
- the NKAP gene encoding NF-kappa-B-activating protein — translation MAPVSRSRSPPAASPERRARRSRSRSRERNVPRRPSHRRSRSRSQSRSPGPPRSATHHGHHHHGKGWPEYYEKEKEEILRQRRLNERERIGELGAPEVWGLSPKVPDPDSDEHTPVEDEEAKSKSSSSDSSSEEEKKKKKKKRNKKKRKASKRKRRKHSEDSDSESESEQNSSDEDKKKSKKRKKKSKKKKYKKKKNKKSRKESSDSSSEDSDDETVQGDDLWIERSKNTEADSLIGPEAPKTHASQDDRPLNYGHALLPGEGAAMAEYVKAGKRIPRRGEIGLTSEEIASFESSGYVMSGSRHRRMEAVRLRKENQIYSADEKRALASFNQEERRKRENKILASFREMVYRKTKGKEEK, via the exons ATGGCGCCCGTgtcccgctcccgctccccgcccgccgccaGCCCCGAGCGCCGCGCCCGCCGATCCCGATCCCGCTCCCGCGAGCGCAACGTTCCGAGGCGCCCGAGCCACCGGCGGAGCCGCAGCCGGTCGCAGTcgcgcagccccggcccgccgcGCTCCGCCACGCACCACGGGCACCACCACCACGGCAAGGGCTGGCCCGAGTACTAcgagaaggagaaggaggagatcCTACGGCAGAG GAGACtcaatgagagagagagaattggAGAGCTGGGGGCACCTGAAGTCTGGGGGCTGTCACCAAAGGTTCCTGACCCCGA ttctgATGAGCATACACCAGTAGAAGATGAAGAGGCAAAATCGAAGAGTAGTTCTTCGGATTCCAGCTCAGAAG aggaaaagaagaaaaagaagaagaaaagaaacaagaaaaaacgTAAGGCATCCAAAAGAAAGCGCAGAAAACATTCTGAGGACAGCGACAGTGAGTCGGAGTCTGAGCAGAACTCCAGTG atgaagataaaaagaaaagcaagaagaggaaaaagaagagcaaaaa GAAGAagtataagaaaaagaaaaataagaagagcAGGAAGGAATCCAGCGATTCCAGTAGCGAAGATTCCGACGATGAAACAGTTCAAGGGGATGATCTCTGGATTGAGAGATCAA AAAATACCGAAGCTGATAGCTTGATTGGACCAGAGGCTCCCAAAACTCATGCGTCTCAGGATGACAGGCCTTTGAA ctatggACACGCCCTCCTGCCAGGTGAAGGTGCAGCAATGGCAGAGTATGTAAAAGCAGGAAAACGTATTCCCCGGAGAGGCGAGATCGGTTTAACCAGTGAAGAGATCGCATCGTTTGAGAGCTCTGGTTACGTCATGAGTGGCAGCAG ACACCGGCGCATGGAAGCCGTGCGTCTGCGCAAGGAGAACCAGATCTACAGCGCAGACGAGAAGAGAGCCCTGGCCTCCTTCAAccaagaggagaggaggaaacgAGAGAACAAGATCCTTGCAAGCTTTCGAGAGATGGTCTACAGAAAGACTAAGGGCAAAGAGGAGAAATAA
- the AKAP14 gene encoding A-kinase anchor protein 14 isoform X1 encodes MVTRERCRGRGAGAAAGTPPGPGSSSSGLDTFPGIKKPRDPPSVRGSAEGGGFVSILFALEAKRVIKTIQWTTGNNFTVERGRQQIEELISTWDIHESWLHHSEFLEEEELKDSKRYHYRACWGIPTRRKPIPRATASVYFVIVISKLKPDTSPVEVFFRLESSRLIRRPEECQFREKWLQDIIENKIILIERLSSQ; translated from the exons ATGGTGACGCGAGAACGCTGCCGTGGCCGGGGAGCCGGGGCAGCGGCAGGGACACCGCCGGGGCCCGGGAGCAGCTCCTCGGGGCTGGACACCTTCCCTGGAATAAAAAAGCCCCGGGACCCTCCGTCCGTCCGGGGCAGCGCTGAGGGGG gaggaTTTGTCagcattttatttgctttagaAGCCAAGCGTGTTATCAAAACTATCCAGTGGACCACAGGCAACAACTTCACAGTGGAGAGAGGGCGACAGCAGATTGAAGAGCTCATTTCT ACATGGGACATTCATGAAAGCTGGCTTCACCACTCAGAATTTCTTGAGGAAGAAGAACTGAAGGACAGCAAGAGGTACCATTACAGAGCTTGCTGGGGCATCCCAACACGCAGAAAACCCATCCCACGAGCAACAGCAAGCGTCTACTTTGTTATAGTGATCTCCAAACTCAAACCTGAC ACCTCGCCTGTGGAGGTTTTCTTCAGACTGGAGTCCAGCAGGCTGATTCGCAG GCCAGAAGAGTGTCAGTTTAGAGAAAAGTGGCTTCAGGAcattattgaaaataaaataatcctcATAGAAAGACTTAGTTCCCAATGA
- the AKAP14 gene encoding A-kinase anchor protein 14 isoform X2 produces MDKDHTPPDNERSSTEDCLKKKEKEAKRVIKTIQWTTGNNFTVERGRQQIEELISTWDIHESWLHHSEFLEEEELKDSKRYHYRACWGIPTRRKPIPRATASVYFVIVISKLKPDTSPVEVFFRLESSRLIRRPEECQFREKWLQDIIENKIILIERLSSQ; encoded by the exons ATGGACAAAGATCACACACCCCCAGACAATGAGAGAAGCAGTACAGAGGACTgtctgaagaaaaaggaaaaag aAGCCAAGCGTGTTATCAAAACTATCCAGTGGACCACAGGCAACAACTTCACAGTGGAGAGAGGGCGACAGCAGATTGAAGAGCTCATTTCT ACATGGGACATTCATGAAAGCTGGCTTCACCACTCAGAATTTCTTGAGGAAGAAGAACTGAAGGACAGCAAGAGGTACCATTACAGAGCTTGCTGGGGCATCCCAACACGCAGAAAACCCATCCCACGAGCAACAGCAAGCGTCTACTTTGTTATAGTGATCTCCAAACTCAAACCTGAC ACCTCGCCTGTGGAGGTTTTCTTCAGACTGGAGTCCAGCAGGCTGATTCGCAG GCCAGAAGAGTGTCAGTTTAGAGAAAAGTGGCTTCAGGAcattattgaaaataaaataatcctcATAGAAAGACTTAGTTCCCAATGA
- the AKAP14 gene encoding A-kinase anchor protein 14 isoform X3, with the protein MDKDHTPPDNERSSTEDCLKKKEKAKRVIKTIQWTTGNNFTVERGRQQIEELISTWDIHESWLHHSEFLEEEELKDSKRYHYRACWGIPTRRKPIPRATASVYFVIVISKLKPDTSPVEVFFRLESSRLIRRPEECQFREKWLQDIIENKIILIERLSSQ; encoded by the exons ATGGACAAAGATCACACACCCCCAGACAATGAGAGAAGCAGTACAGAGGACTgtctgaagaaaaaggaaaaag CCAAGCGTGTTATCAAAACTATCCAGTGGACCACAGGCAACAACTTCACAGTGGAGAGAGGGCGACAGCAGATTGAAGAGCTCATTTCT ACATGGGACATTCATGAAAGCTGGCTTCACCACTCAGAATTTCTTGAGGAAGAAGAACTGAAGGACAGCAAGAGGTACCATTACAGAGCTTGCTGGGGCATCCCAACACGCAGAAAACCCATCCCACGAGCAACAGCAAGCGTCTACTTTGTTATAGTGATCTCCAAACTCAAACCTGAC ACCTCGCCTGTGGAGGTTTTCTTCAGACTGGAGTCCAGCAGGCTGATTCGCAG GCCAGAAGAGTGTCAGTTTAGAGAAAAGTGGCTTCAGGAcattattgaaaataaaataatcctcATAGAAAGACTTAGTTCCCAATGA
- the NDUFA1 gene encoding NADH dehydrogenase [ubiquinone] 1 alpha subcomplex subunit 1, with the protein MWYEILPGMAIMGVCLSIPGFSTMFMNRWNNGGKEKRIARFPFQWALMERDRRISGVNKYYVSKGLENIDKGGSTLKNPRIY; encoded by the exons ATGTGGTACGAGATCTTACCCGGCATGGCCATCATGGGCGTCTGCCTTAGCATCCCCGGCTTCTCCACCATGTTCATGAACCGCTGGAACAACGGCGGCAAG GAGAAGAGGATCGCCCGCTTCCCCTTCCAGTGGGCCCTGATGGAAAGGGATCGGCGGATCTCGGGTGTCAACAAGTACTACGTGTCCAAG ggtCTGGAGAATATAGACAAAGGTGGCAGCACTTTGAAGAATCCACGTATCTACTGA
- the UPF3B gene encoding regulator of nonsense transcripts 3B isoform X2, whose amino-acid sequence MGARGRAALPWSGIGIRSGAGMKEDKENARPKERRGAAAGPGTVLGAGPGPTAGTEGRAGAAEIDRLERPKDKKETLSKVVIRRLPPSLTKEQLEEHLQPLPEHDYFEFFANDSSLYPHMFSRAYINFKNQEDIVLFRDRFDGYVFVDHKGQEYAAIVEFAPFQKAAKKKSKKKDAKTGTIEDDPEYKKFLESYSADDEKLTSTPETLLEEIEARNKELIAKKTTPLLNFLKNKQRLREEKREERRRRELERKRQREEERRKWKEEERRKRKEAEKLKKVDRCPEKERDRSKEEPKIKPPFPHCVRVLLAARGRCASAAGAAPPRPFRLLCRRHRREAAPLRAMSSHKTFKIKRFLAKKQKQNRPIPQWIRMKTGNKIRYNSKRRHWRRTKLGL is encoded by the exons ATGGGcgcgcggggccgcgcggcGCTGCCCTGGTCCGGGATCGGGAtccggagcggggccgggatgAAGGAGGACAAGGAGAACGCCAGGCCCAAGGAgcggcgcggggccgccgccgggccGGGGACTGTGctgggcgcggggccgggccccaCCGCCGGCACGGAGGGCAGGGCCGGCGCGGCCGAGATCGACCGCCTGGAGCGGCCCAAGGACAAGAAGGAGACGCTCAGCAAG GTGGTGATTCGGCGGCTCCCGCCCAGCCTGAcgaaggagcagctggaggagcacctgcagcccctgcccgaGCACGACTACTTCGAGTTCTTCGCCAACGACTCCAG CCTGTACCCGCACATGTTCTCCAGAGCTTACATCAACTTCAAAAACCAGGAAGACATAGTCCTCTTCAGGGATCGCTTCGACGGCTATGTTTTCGTCGATCACAAAG GTCAGGAGTATGCTGCCATAGTTGAGTTTGCACCTTTccaaaaagctgcaaaaaagAAGAGTAAGAAAAAGGATGCCAAAACTGGAACTATCGAAGATG ATCCAGAATACAAGAAGTTTTTGGAAAGTTACAGTGCAGATGATGAAAAATTAACCTCCACTCCTGAAACTTTGTTGGAGGAAATAGAGGCAAGAAACAAAGAGCTAATAG CTAAAAAGACTACTCCTTTATTGAACttcttgaaaaacaaacag agactgagagaagaaaaaagagaggagaggaggaggagagaattggaaagaaaaagacaaagagaagaagagagaagaaaatggaaagaggaggagagaaggaagagaaaagaagcagaaaaattgAAGAAAGTAGACAGATgcccagaaaaagaaagagacagaTCAAAAGAAGAACCAAAGATTAAG CCGCCGTTCCCTCACTGCGTGCGGGTCCTCCTGGCCGCAAGGGGGCGCTGTGCCAGCGCTGCCGGCgccgctccgccccgccccTTCCGCCTCCTCTGCCGCCGCCATCGCCGGGAggccgctccgctccgcgccaTG TCGTCCCACAAGACGTTTAAGATCAAGCGCTTCCTCGCcaagaagcagaagcagaacCGGCCCATCCCTCAGTGGATCCGGATGAAAACCGGCAATAAGATCAG GTACAACTCCAAAAGGAGACACTGGAGGAGGACCAAGCTGGGCTTGTAA
- the UPF3B gene encoding regulator of nonsense transcripts 3B isoform X1: MGARGRAALPWSGIGIRSGAGMKEDKENARPKERRGAAAGPGTVLGAGPGPTAGTEGRAGAAEIDRLERPKDKKETLSKVVIRRLPPSLTKEQLEEHLQPLPEHDYFEFFANDSSLYPHMFSRAYINFKNQEDIVLFRDRFDGYVFVDHKGQEYAAIVEFAPFQKAAKKKSKKKDAKTGTIEDDPEYKKFLESYSADDEKLTSTPETLLEEIEARNKELIAKKTTPLLNFLKNKQRLREEKREERRRRELERKRQREEERRKWKEEERRKRKEAEKLKKVDRCPEKERDRSKEEPKIKLLKKPEKDEKDLERKEKSKKLEKETLREEKIASSASAKRSDGETKEEKAKKSEDECVKDYRDRDRDFDRDREYERAQREKLRRQEEERRRQKERYEKEKVFRRKEEEVKKERDLLREKGKKSDLTDFTSSTDKSEKVTKDDKKEDTIKRDRIRNKDRPAMQLYQPGARSRSRLCQYEDSAAKPTDQGVDKKQESETSHMKEEE; encoded by the exons ATGGGcgcgcggggccgcgcggcGCTGCCCTGGTCCGGGATCGGGAtccggagcggggccgggatgAAGGAGGACAAGGAGAACGCCAGGCCCAAGGAgcggcgcggggccgccgccgggccGGGGACTGTGctgggcgcggggccgggccccaCCGCCGGCACGGAGGGCAGGGCCGGCGCGGCCGAGATCGACCGCCTGGAGCGGCCCAAGGACAAGAAGGAGACGCTCAGCAAG GTGGTGATTCGGCGGCTCCCGCCCAGCCTGAcgaaggagcagctggaggagcacctgcagcccctgcccgaGCACGACTACTTCGAGTTCTTCGCCAACGACTCCAG CCTGTACCCGCACATGTTCTCCAGAGCTTACATCAACTTCAAAAACCAGGAAGACATAGTCCTCTTCAGGGATCGCTTCGACGGCTATGTTTTCGTCGATCACAAAG GTCAGGAGTATGCTGCCATAGTTGAGTTTGCACCTTTccaaaaagctgcaaaaaagAAGAGTAAGAAAAAGGATGCCAAAACTGGAACTATCGAAGATG ATCCAGAATACAAGAAGTTTTTGGAAAGTTACAGTGCAGATGATGAAAAATTAACCTCCACTCCTGAAACTTTGTTGGAGGAAATAGAGGCAAGAAACAAAGAGCTAATAG CTAAAAAGACTACTCCTTTATTGAACttcttgaaaaacaaacag agactgagagaagaaaaaagagaggagaggaggaggagagaattggaaagaaaaagacaaagagaagaagagagaagaaaatggaaagaggaggagagaaggaagagaaaagaagcagaaaaattgAAGAAAGTAGACAGATgcccagaaaaagaaagagacagaTCAAAAGAAGAACCAAAGATTAAG CTACTTAAGAAGcctgaaaaagatgaaaaagacttggagagaaaagaaaaatccaagaaactggaaaaagagactctgagggaggaaaaaattgCGAGTAGTGCATCTGCCAAACGATCTGATGGGGAGACAAAAGAAGAGAAGGcaaaaaa ATCAGAAGATGAGTGTGTAAAGGACTACAGGGACCGAGATAGAGATTTTGACAGAGACAGAGAATATGAGAGAGCGCAGAGAGAGAAACTGAGACGCCAAGAAGAGGAGCGTCGGAGGCAGAAAGAGCGCTATGAGAAAGAGAAGgtttttagaagaaaagaggaagaggtgaaaaaggagagagacttactcagagaaaagggaaagaaaagtgatcTTACAGACTTTACCAGCAGCACGGACAAATCTGAGAAAGTAACCAAAGATGATAAAAAAGAGGATACAATTAAGAGAGATCGTATCAGAAACAAG GATCGCCCAGCAATGCAGCTGTACCAGCCAGGAGCCCGAAGCCGAAGCAGATTGTGTCAGTATGAAGACAGTGCTGCAAAGCCTACAGATCAGGGAGTGGATAAGAAACAAGAGAGTGAGACCAGTCACATGAAGGAAGAGGAGTGA
- the SOWAHD gene encoding ankyrin repeat domain-containing protein SOWAHD has translation MARQEQSLAEQKVAGTGQKFSFLEGSSQLRSATLGSRDSFYTLQKMDTNKSVSWGRHSLGSWSRTAGRFSIGHGSTRRKELKEILLQTNSPGSTLRFATTQKTSNSSNLLAGPHQEQKSEQSPDLLPLVLDPLEHAWLLTVAEGDAESIIKLLDLDPSLLTRRDFVTGFTALHWLAKHGHHESLIQVISHAQKKGYPVNVNIPTASGGLTPLHLAALQGHEVLIKVLVGAYGADTSCRDHNGRKAWQYLRADTSRDLKELAGALEEDLVQLRSHNTNNNCKSSKEARAGQDSVDSGAEGKAQHPWSLSALRGIVRQAFAFFQEH, from the coding sequence ATGGCCCGGCAGGAGCAGAGCTTGGCAGAGCAGAAGGTAGCTGGCACCGGCCAGAAGTTCTCCTTCCTGGAAGGAAGCTCCCAGCTCCGGTCAGCcaccctggggagcagggacagtTTCTATACACTGCAGAAGATGGACACCAACAAAAGCGTCAGCtggggcaggcacagcctggggagctGGAGTAGGACTGCAGGCAGGTTCTCCATCGGCCATGGCAGTACCCGGAGGAAGGAGCTGAAGGAAATCCTCCTACAGACCaacagccctggcagcacctTGCGGTTTGCCACCACTCAGAAGACATCCAACAGCAGCAATCTCCTTGCAGGGCCGCACCAAGAGCAGAAGTCCGAGCAGAGTCCTGACCTGCTGCCCCTTGTCCTTGATCCCCTGGAGCACGCGTGGCTGCTGACGGTGGCTGAGGGCGATGCCGAAAGCATCATCAAGCTGCTGGACTTGGATCCCAGCCTGCTGACCAGGAGAGACTTTGTGACGGGCTTCACCGCTCTCCACTGGCTTGCGAAGCATGGCCACCATGAGAGCCTCATCCAGGTCATCTCCCATGCCCAGAAGAAAGGCTATCCCGTCAATGTGAACATTCCCACAGCCAGCGGCGGGCTCACCCCCTTGCACCTGGCTGCCTTGCAGGGACACGAGGTGCTCATCAAAGTGCTGGTGGGAGCTTACGGGGCAGACACCAGCTGCAGGGACCACAATGGGCGCAAGGCTTGGCAGTACCTGAGGGCAGACACCTCCAGGGACCTGAAGGAGCTGGCGGGGGCCTTGGAGGAGGACTTGGTCCAGCTGCGCTCTCACAACACCAACAACAACTGTAAGTCATCCAAagaggccagggcagggcaggactcTGTGGACTCTGGGGCCGAGGGGAAAGCCCAGCACCCCTGGAGCCTGTCGGCTCTCCGAGGCATTGTTAGACAggcatttgctttcttccaagAGCACTGA